A region from the Pithys albifrons albifrons isolate INPA30051 chromosome Z, PitAlb_v1, whole genome shotgun sequence genome encodes:
- the HMGCS1 gene encoding hydroxymethylglutaryl-CoA synthase, cytoplasmic isoform X1 produces the protein MEEAGSTTMPGSLPVNAESCWPKDVGIVALEIYFPSQYVDQTELEKYDGVDAGKYTIGLGQARMGFCSDREDINSLCLTVVQKLMERNNLSYDCIGRLEVGTETIIDKSKSVKTVLMQLFEESGNTDVEGIDTTNACYGGTAALFNAINWIESSSWDGRYALVVAGDIAVYASGNARPTGGAGAVAMLVGPNAPLIFERGLRGTHMQHAYDFYKPDMVSEYPVVDGKLSIQCYLSALDRCYSVYRNKIHAQWQKEGTDRRFTLNDFGFMIFHSPYCKLVQKSVARLLLNDFLSDQNPETANGVFSGLEAFRDIKLEDTYFDRDVEKAFMKASAELFNQKTKASLLVSNQNGNMYTPSVYGCLASLLAQYSPEQLAGQRISVFSYGSGFAATLYSIRVTQDATPGSALDKITASLSDLKTRLDSRKCIAPDVFAENMKIRQETHHLANYIPQCSVEDLFEGTWYLVRVDEKHRRTYARRPLMGDGPLEARVGVGHPGVVHEHIPSPAKKVPRIPATTETEGVTVAISNGEH, from the exons ATGGAAGAAGCCGG atctACCACCATGCCTGGGTCTCTTCCAGTGAATGCTGAATCCTGTTGGCCCAAAGATGTGGGAATTGTGGCACTGgaaatttattttccctctcaGTACGTTGACCAGACAGAGCTGGAGAAGTACGATGGTGTGGATGCTGGGAAGTACACCATTGGGCTAGGCCAGGCAAGGATGGGGTTCTGCTCCGACCGGGAGGATATCAATTCTCTCTGCTTGACTGTGGTCCAGAAGCTCATGGAGAGGAACAACCTTTCCTATGATTGTATTGGGAGATTAGAAGTTGGAACAGAGACCATAATTGATAAATCCAAATCTGTGAAGACTGTCCTGATGCAGCTTTTTGAGGAATCTGGTAATACAGATGTGGAAGGAATCGACACCACCAATGCATGCTATGgaggcactgctgctctttttAATGCTATTAATTGGATTGAGTCCAGTTCTTGGGATG GACGCTACGCACTTGTGGTGgctggagacattgctgtgtaTGCCTCTGGAAATGCCAGGCCGACTGGTGGGGCCGGCGCTGTCGCCATGCTGGTCGGTCCAAATGCACCCTTGATCTTTGAGAGAG GGTTGCGTGGAACCCACATGCAGCATGCCTACGACTTCTACAAACCAGACATGGTCTCTGAATATCCTGTGGTGGATGGCAAACTCTCTATACAGTGCTACCTCAGTGCATTGGATCGCTGCTATTCTGTCTATCGCAACAAAATCCATGCTCAGTGGCAAAAGG AGGGGACAGACAGACGTTTCACCTTGAATGACTTTGGATTCATGATCTTTCATTCTCCCTACTGCAAACTGGTACAGAAATCTGTGGCTAGACTCTTGCTGAATGACTTTCTCAGTGACCAAAACCCAGAAACAGCAAATGGTGTTTTCAGTGGTCTGGAAGCTTTCAG GGATATAAAACTTGAAGATACATATTTTGACCGAGATGTGGAAAAAGCTTTTATGAAGGCTAGTGCAGAGCTCTTCAATCAGAAGACCAAAGCTTCGTTACTTGTGTCCAATCAGAATGGAAATATGTATACCCCTTCGGTCTACGGTTGCCTTGCTTCTCTTCTAGCCCA GTACTCCCCAGAGCAGCTCGCAGGACAGAGAATCAGCGTGTTCtcctatggctctggttttGCTGCTACCTTGTATTCGATCAGGGTCACACAGGATGCCACTCCTG GTTCTGCACTGGACAAAATAACTGCCAGCCTTTCTGATCTCAAAACAAGACTTGACTCAAGAAAATGTATTGCACCTGATGTTTTTGCTGAAAACATGAAGATCAGACAGGAAACCCATCATTTGG CCAACTATATTCCACAGTGTTCTGTAGAGGATCTCTTTGAAGGAACATGGTACCTTGTGCGTGTGGATGAAAAACACCGGAGAACTTACGCGCGGCGCCCACTCATGGGGGATGGACCTCTGGAGGCCAGAGTTGGAGTTGGGCACCCAGGCGTTGTTCATGAG CACATCCCAAGCCCAGCTAAGAAAGTGCCAAGAATCCCTGCAACAACAGAAACTGAAGGCGTTACTGTTGCCATTTCCAATGGGGAGCATTAA
- the HMGCS1 gene encoding hydroxymethylglutaryl-CoA synthase, cytoplasmic isoform X2 has translation MPGSLPVNAESCWPKDVGIVALEIYFPSQYVDQTELEKYDGVDAGKYTIGLGQARMGFCSDREDINSLCLTVVQKLMERNNLSYDCIGRLEVGTETIIDKSKSVKTVLMQLFEESGNTDVEGIDTTNACYGGTAALFNAINWIESSSWDGRYALVVAGDIAVYASGNARPTGGAGAVAMLVGPNAPLIFERGLRGTHMQHAYDFYKPDMVSEYPVVDGKLSIQCYLSALDRCYSVYRNKIHAQWQKEGTDRRFTLNDFGFMIFHSPYCKLVQKSVARLLLNDFLSDQNPETANGVFSGLEAFRDIKLEDTYFDRDVEKAFMKASAELFNQKTKASLLVSNQNGNMYTPSVYGCLASLLAQYSPEQLAGQRISVFSYGSGFAATLYSIRVTQDATPGSALDKITASLSDLKTRLDSRKCIAPDVFAENMKIRQETHHLANYIPQCSVEDLFEGTWYLVRVDEKHRRTYARRPLMGDGPLEARVGVGHPGVVHEHIPSPAKKVPRIPATTETEGVTVAISNGEH, from the exons ATGCCTGGGTCTCTTCCAGTGAATGCTGAATCCTGTTGGCCCAAAGATGTGGGAATTGTGGCACTGgaaatttattttccctctcaGTACGTTGACCAGACAGAGCTGGAGAAGTACGATGGTGTGGATGCTGGGAAGTACACCATTGGGCTAGGCCAGGCAAGGATGGGGTTCTGCTCCGACCGGGAGGATATCAATTCTCTCTGCTTGACTGTGGTCCAGAAGCTCATGGAGAGGAACAACCTTTCCTATGATTGTATTGGGAGATTAGAAGTTGGAACAGAGACCATAATTGATAAATCCAAATCTGTGAAGACTGTCCTGATGCAGCTTTTTGAGGAATCTGGTAATACAGATGTGGAAGGAATCGACACCACCAATGCATGCTATGgaggcactgctgctctttttAATGCTATTAATTGGATTGAGTCCAGTTCTTGGGATG GACGCTACGCACTTGTGGTGgctggagacattgctgtgtaTGCCTCTGGAAATGCCAGGCCGACTGGTGGGGCCGGCGCTGTCGCCATGCTGGTCGGTCCAAATGCACCCTTGATCTTTGAGAGAG GGTTGCGTGGAACCCACATGCAGCATGCCTACGACTTCTACAAACCAGACATGGTCTCTGAATATCCTGTGGTGGATGGCAAACTCTCTATACAGTGCTACCTCAGTGCATTGGATCGCTGCTATTCTGTCTATCGCAACAAAATCCATGCTCAGTGGCAAAAGG AGGGGACAGACAGACGTTTCACCTTGAATGACTTTGGATTCATGATCTTTCATTCTCCCTACTGCAAACTGGTACAGAAATCTGTGGCTAGACTCTTGCTGAATGACTTTCTCAGTGACCAAAACCCAGAAACAGCAAATGGTGTTTTCAGTGGTCTGGAAGCTTTCAG GGATATAAAACTTGAAGATACATATTTTGACCGAGATGTGGAAAAAGCTTTTATGAAGGCTAGTGCAGAGCTCTTCAATCAGAAGACCAAAGCTTCGTTACTTGTGTCCAATCAGAATGGAAATATGTATACCCCTTCGGTCTACGGTTGCCTTGCTTCTCTTCTAGCCCA GTACTCCCCAGAGCAGCTCGCAGGACAGAGAATCAGCGTGTTCtcctatggctctggttttGCTGCTACCTTGTATTCGATCAGGGTCACACAGGATGCCACTCCTG GTTCTGCACTGGACAAAATAACTGCCAGCCTTTCTGATCTCAAAACAAGACTTGACTCAAGAAAATGTATTGCACCTGATGTTTTTGCTGAAAACATGAAGATCAGACAGGAAACCCATCATTTGG CCAACTATATTCCACAGTGTTCTGTAGAGGATCTCTTTGAAGGAACATGGTACCTTGTGCGTGTGGATGAAAAACACCGGAGAACTTACGCGCGGCGCCCACTCATGGGGGATGGACCTCTGGAGGCCAGAGTTGGAGTTGGGCACCCAGGCGTTGTTCATGAG CACATCCCAAGCCCAGCTAAGAAAGTGCCAAGAATCCCTGCAACAACAGAAACTGAAGGCGTTACTGTTGCCATTTCCAATGGGGAGCATTAA